One Microcebus murinus isolate Inina chromosome 24, M.murinus_Inina_mat1.0, whole genome shotgun sequence genomic window, TTTGACAGGAAGGTTGGAGTGATGGTATTGCCAGAAGTGGGGCAGAGCAAAAAGATGATCTCTTAGAGGACACGGAGGACCTGGGCCTGAGAGGCAGGCTGTTCCTTAAGGAGTCTTAGAACTTGCCTCCCCACATTGGCCACCCATGTTATTTTACACTCATTTAGAAGCCAAGGCAGATTTTATGCTGAGCAGAATCCACAAACAGGGCTCATTGCTGAGATGTATTAAATCAACTTATAGCATAATGAGATTCTATGGATAATCAATTTGAGGGGTCAGAATTGATGTTCTCTGGACAGAAAGCAGCAAGTTGGTAACATTGAGAAGTGTCCACTTAAGTCACTAAAGTAGAGGTCCTCAaaattgtttgcttgttttctgagGTCTGCAGAAAGCTCCCACCCTTTGGTTCAAaccttcatatttaaaaatgtatccctCAAGGGCCTCGTATGAAGGACTTAAAAGACAGATATGGATGAGGATCATTTTGAGACTATTGTTGCTATCCTGGCTGGTAGGACCTCCGGGTAGTTTGCACTGTCTCCACACTGGACCCCTCTGCCCCCAGAAAAGTGCCCAAGAGCTAGCAAGCATATGGCAGGAAAGTTTGCTTTCTAATGGCCCTTGGCCATTGGTATGACCATTGATTATTTTCATGCATTGATAATTTTCACACCACAAAGGCCCAACCCATGGTCTCATGGGGGCCGCGGGGTGGAGATGGTGATAGACTTAGCATGCAATCGTGGGTGATCAGCGGGTGACTCGGGGACATCCACCACCTCTTGAACCACTTTCCTTCTGCCCTTCCCCTACACCTTGGTGTCCAGAGGCACCTAGGTTTTAAGGTCTAGGAAAATCACTAGCAAGAGATCTAGGTCTATGTTCCAGGTATTTCAAACCATTTCATACTCATTATCCCACGGGATGCTCTTAAGTACCAGGCAATTAAGCACCTGCCAAAAAAGTCATGCAGAAGGTTATTGGGTGAATACGGGGTTAGAACCTTAGGCTTCTGAAATTCCAGTTTGGtgatcttttcttctccttcatgcTGGTGCTTTGATAATTACAAGCTGCCTTGAATAGCTATTCCAGACCCTGCATATCTCCTGATATGGGGCCTCTGCAGATTCCTGAGACTCCTCCGGTGTCTGAATGTCCTTTCTATAGCAAATAGTTCCAAGACAAATCTGTTGCACCCCGGTAATGGCACATAGTGGATGTGTGATTTGTGTAATTGTGGATTCATGTCATGGCTTATAATAAAGCCTCTGGAAAGTAAGGTAAGTGCAGGTGAAAAGGGAGCTTCTAGCCGTGAAACGTTTTGGCTATCTTAGGTTATGTCCAATGTagcattgaaaaattaaaagtatagcTTTAAGTCTCACTTCTCCCTGGCAACGTGATACTGCAGGACATTAACTATGCATTTTCCTCTGTTTCTGTTGGCAGTTAGAAGTGGACCCAATGTATACTTAAGACGTGCTTTTGCTTCATGTTGGCGATTGAAAGGTTCTTGCAAGACAAAGTGTGGAACAAAAGAGCTGTATCATATTATGTGTGATACCAGAACTTTGTGctgtataaataaaaaggatttgcCGATATTGGTTGGGAAATAGTTGGGATTATCTGAAATCTCctgctgttttctctttattgCCTCTCCTATGGAAATACTCCTCTAATTAAACTCCTTGTGTTCAGTATTCTCtcttcttattaatttattactCACCCAAAGTCTCAAGGACTTTTTTGAACTATAATATACAATtagaaaaaatgtacaaatccTAAGTGAGCATCTTGATGCATTGCACAAATCTAATGCACTGTATAACCAGCAAGTAGATCAGAAAGAAAGACAATCCCAACATCCCGGGTACTGCCAGTCACTGTGCCACACAGGGTAATCCCTGGCCcaggtgttttttatttctatagttttAGGTAGTACAAGTGGTTTTGTGTTACATATATGTATTGTATGGTGGTGAAGCCTGGCTTTTTAGTGTACACATGACCCGAATAGCATACATTGTACTTAATAGGTAGTTCTTCATCCCTTACCCCCTCACCGTCTCCCCTTCTGAGtgtccaatgtcctttacaccactcTGTGGGACCATGCatacccatagcttagctccccCTTATAAAATCGTCTAATTTATCTAGACAATTGTCTTCCAAACTGGTTGTACCAGTTTATACTCCCAACTACAGTGCTGCAAGTTCTTGTTGCTCTACCTTCTCATCCACGACTAGTATTTTCTGCCTTTCCCCCCCATTTCTAGAGAGTACAGAAAGATGAAATGTGGTGGTTTAATTTGTGCTTTGCTGATGACTAATGCAGCTGAGCACCTTTTCAGAGATGTTCATTGGCCAATTAGTTACCCTTATTTGTGATGCACCTGCTTGAGACTTTCATCCATTTTTCTACTGGGTCGTCTAACTTTTTCTACTCGGGAACCTACTAAGGAATACTCATTATTTGACattgaaaacaatgaaagataaattgatattaaaaatatttaagttgaaATTTTGAGTATGTTACAGTTTATAATGCATGGTTAAAGACATTTTGTACTGTTTTCTATGACCAGGCCATaaacatgtttctttctttctttttttttttttttagacagagtcttactctgttgccagggcaagagtgccatggcatcagcctagcttgcagcaacctcaaactcctgggctcaagtgatcctcctgcctcagcctcccaagtagctgggactataggcacacaccactgtgcctggctaatttttttctacatatttttagttggccaattaatttatttctatttttagtagagactcattcttgctcaggctggcataAACATGTTTCTATTCTTAAGTATTAAAATTTCTCATCATAAGCAAGGTAAAATAGTTAAGTTAATAAAGATTTAGCCTCCTTCTTTTTGAAAAGATTTCAGAAAGAATAAGGCAGTGAGAGAGAAGCAATGCTTCCACTATAACAAGGAGAAGAAGAATAGATTTGCTTTTGATTGGCACACTCCTAGAAGGTGACGCTATCAAAGTTTGGAGCTTTAAATAAACAGCAGCTGCTGTGATGGGTGAAATAGCCATCCTGTGCAGATTAAATCCTGAGACCTAACTCAACTCTTTTGACTCTTCCCAGGAAGGGACAAAGGCGATTATGCACATAGCCAAGTCATGTtctctatttgatttatttctgctctgatctttattatttccttccttctgccaaCTTGGGGCTTACTTTGGTCTACATTTTCTAGTTCCTTGTGGTATAAAGTCaggttgttgatttgagatctttcttctttttcaatggaggcatttattgctataaacttccctcttagaactgttTTTTGCTCCATCCTCGTGTTTTCCTGTTACACCTTCATAAGGTTGGCTGGTAATGAAAACAGGGAGTCCAAATGGATTGAGACAGTTTATTAGTAACACATATGGAGAAGCCAGATCAGCATGTTGTTAGCTTCTTGACCCATGGGGTGACACCCAACCAGTGGGGTCAGACAATGGGCAGCCACGGTGGTCGTTACTTCGTGTCTGAGGGTCCAACATGAAACCCCAGCCAAGCAGTCTTATGGCCCGCAGCTGAGCCCTAGGGACTGACATGGACAGTCCCATTGCTCAACTGAAACCAGGGAGGCAGATGAGGAGTTACCCGTGACAGCCCGTCACACGGTGGCCTCTCTCCTTCTGTTTCAAGAAGAACTTCTGGGTCAGGCCCAGTCAAAACTCAGGCCGGCCTGCTGGTACACCCTGCAGGAGAGATGTGCAAGGTGGTCTGCAGGCCAGGGCAGACCTGCTCCTCTGCAGATGGGAGGTTCATAGAAGAGATAAACAGGGAGCTGAAGGTTTGGTGGGGCAGGAAGATGTTTCTGTTGAAGCCTCTCTGAACAATTACGATATCCTTTCTGTGATTAGAGGGAGAAataggcactgaagagggcattGGATAGTATTTtgaagggagaaaatatattctaagtTGTTTTCGTGAAAAGCCTAGCTCTCTTTAAAGAAGGCTACGGTTCAGCTCTTCAAATCTGAGGTTGTAAGACTCTGgtgccttataagaaatgctgAAAAATGATCTGAATTCGTGGCTTGGTGGAAGATGGGAGGGTTGGGGGCCTTCAGGTTCGGTGACACGAGTCTCCCACATCAGGGCTCAGGATTTCCTGTGATGCAACATTCCAGCTGAAAGGTGCAGTAGGCAACTAACatttcactggagtagcactcgAGTCTGCAGGTGCCCCCTTTGTAGCATTCCTTGTGCATTTCTGATGATAGCGGGTTTAAACCTGGAAGGAAAGTGAATAACTCACTACAGCTCTTTTTTGGCTATCGAATGACTAGGCCTTTGAGTTTTATCCAGTTGGATTCCAAGGGGACTTGGTCAGAAGGATTgattctgtaattaaaaaaaaaaaaaagaaaaagaactagtGCTATAGGCCGAATTGTGTCACCTCAAAATTCGTATGCTGAAACCCTAACCTCGATGTGACTATGTTTGGGCAAAGGGCCTTTAGGAGACAATTGAAGTTAAACAAGGTCATAAGGGTGGAACCCTAGTCTAGTAAGATGGGTAGACTAACCCCATAGGATTGATGGCCTCATTGGTGGAGGACACAGCAGGTAGATGGCCTCCACaagacaggaagagaggcctcacctgAAACTGAATcggccagcaccttgatcttggactttccacttccagaaccatgagaaaacattttgtttaagccacacagtctgtagtattttgttatggcagcctgagctaatACAACTAATAACTAAGGAGTCTGTCTGAGTTGGTCAGTTAATATAATCCAAACAATCAACTTAGCTACTATGCTCATAGTCATTGATTCAttattaattattcaaatatttaattgtttaatcattattatttattcatttctaaaacagTTTTTATGAATCCTGTGAATTAGGTACTGTTGAGGTACAGATCTAAGTATGACACAGACCCTTCTGTCcagacaaaaagagaagaaacacaaaatatctctgaaaaaagacaaaaat contains:
- the DEFB135 gene encoding beta-defensin 135, translating into MAMRSVLLVLVVLVLLSYVPPVRSGPNVYLRRAFASCWRLKGSCKTKCGTKELYHIMCDTRTLCCINKKDLPILVGK
- the DEFB134 gene encoding beta-defensin 134; protein product: MKPLLVVIAWLFLWDPVTAGLNPLSSEMHKECYKGGTCRLECYSSEMLVAYCTFQLECCITGNPEP